One stretch of Mobula birostris isolate sMobBir1 chromosome 5, sMobBir1.hap1, whole genome shotgun sequence DNA includes these proteins:
- the LOC140198061 gene encoding uncharacterized protein isoform X1 yields MVLRLLLLALLCGGVSAGSHSLRYFYTAVTPGSGVPEFITVRYVDEEQISYYDSVLRQTVPRQQWMAETQGPDYWEWETRISQGDEQWAQAKIQTLMNRTNQTSGIHFLQRMSGCELRDDGTSTGFLQYGWDGSDFITFDKDRMVWVTPVPWGVITKDKWDRDTAMNQGWKGYLEQTCIEWLTKYVKAGGSHLKPNPPEVSFTASEDGRHLSCVATGFYPQSIDMTILRDGRILEETHSHGILPNHDNTYQLTRTVRVEPTDTIKFSCRVEHRSLSEPLVLFLDPVSGTHSLRYFYTAVTPGSGVPEFITVRYVDELLISYYDSVLRRTVPRQQWMAETQGPDYWERETRISQGYEQWAQAEIQTLMNRTNQTRGIHFLQRMSGCELRDDGTSTGFLQYGWDGSDFITFDKDRMVWVTPVPWGVITKDKWDRDTAMNQGWKGYLEQTCIKWLTKYVKAGGSHLKPNPPEVSFTASEDGRHLSCVATGFYPQSIDMTILRDGRILEETHSHGILPNQDNTYQLTRTVRVEPTDTTMFSCRVEHRSLSEPLVLFLDPVSGTHSLRYFYTAVTPGSGVPEFITVRYVDELLISYYDSVLRRTVPRQQWMAETQGPDYWERETRFSQGYEQWAQAEIQTLMNRTNQTSGIHFLQRMSGCELRDDGTSTGFLQYGWDGSDFITFDKDRMVWVTPVPWGVITKDKWDRDTAMNQGWKGYLEQTCIEWLTKYVKAGGSHLKPNPPEVSFTASEDGRHLSCVATGFYPQSIDMTILRDGRILEETHSHGILPNQDNTYQLTRTVRVEPTDTTMFSCRVEHRSLFLVLFLASDKGESFSNSSAMA; encoded by the exons ATGGTGTTGCGTCTACTACTGCTGGCCCTCCTGTGTGGAGGGGTCTCCGCAG GCTCTCACTCTCTCCGTTATTTCTACACGGCGGTGACCCCGGGGTCGGGGGTCCCTGAGTTCATTACCGTCAGGTATGTGGATGAGGAGCAGATCAGTTACTACGACAGTGTGTTGAGACAGACGGTTCCCCGTCAGCAGTGGATGGCGGAGACTCAGGGACCTGACTACTGGGAGTGGGAGACAAGGATCTCTCAGGGCGATGAGCAGTGGGCCCAGGCCAAAATCCAGACCCTCATGAACCGGACCAACCAGACGAGTG GGATCCACTTTCTCCAGAGGATGTCCGGCTGTGAGCTCCGTGATGACGGGACCTCCACCGGGTTCCTGCAGTACGGCTGGGACGGGTCAGACTTCATCACCTTCGACAAGGACCGGATGGTGTGGGTGACCCCTGTGCCCTGGGGTGTCATCACCAAGGACAAGTGGGATCGGGACACGGCCATGAACCAGGGTTGGAAGGGATACCTGGAGCAGACCTGCATCGAATGGCTGACGAAATACGTCAAGGCTGGGGGTAGTCACCTGAAACCCA ATCCCCCCGAAGTCTCGTTCACCGCCTCCGAGGACGGCCGCCACCTCTCCTGTGTGGCCACTGGATTCTACCCTCAGTCCATCGACATGACTATTCTGCGGGACGGCCGGATCCTGGAGGAGACCCATTCCCACGGGATCCTCCCCAATCACGACAACACCTACCAGCTGACCAGGACGGTGCGGGTGGAGCCCACGGACACAATAAAGTTCTCCTGTCGGGTGGAACACCGGAGTCTCTCCGAGCCCCTCGTCCTGTTCCTCG ATCCAGTTTCAGGCACTCACTCTCTCCGTTATTTCTACACGGCGGTGACCCCGGGGTCGGGGGTCCCTGAGTTCATTACCGTCAGGTATGTGGATGAGTTGTTGATCAGTTACTACGACAGTGTGTTGAGACGGACGGTTCCCCGTCAGCAGTGGATGGCGGAGACTCAGGGACCTGACTACTGGGAACGGGAGACAAGGATCTCTCAGGGTTATGAGCAGTGGGCCCAGGCCGAAATCCAGACCCTCATGAACCGGACCAACCAGACGCGTG GGATCCACTTTCTCCAGAGGATGTCCGGCTGTGAGCTCCGTGATGACGGGACCTCCACCGGGTTCCTGCAGTACGGCTGGGACGGGTCAGACTTCATCACCTTCGACAAGGACCGGATGGTGTGGGTGACCCCTGTGCCCTGGGGTGTCATCACCAAGGACAAGTGGGATCGGGACACGGCCATGAACCAGGGTTGGAAGGGATACCTGGAGCAGACCTGCATCAAATGGCTGACGAAATACGTCAAGGCTGGGGGTAGTCACCTGAAACCCA ATCCCCCCGAAGTCTCGTTCACCGCCTCCGAGGACGGCCGCCACCTCTCCTGTGTGGCCACTGGATTCTACCCTCAGTCCATCGACATGACTATTCTGCGGGACGGCCGGATCCTGGAGGAGACCCATTCCCATGGGATCCTCCCCAACCAGGACAACACCTACCAGCTGACCAGGACGGTGCGGGTGGAGCCCACGGACACAACAATGTTCTCCTGTCGGGTGGAACACCGGAGTCTCTCCGAGCCCCTCGTCCTGTTCCTCG ATCCAGTTTCAGGCACTCACTCTCTCCGTTATTTCTACACGGCGGTGACCCCGGGGTCGGGGGTCCCTGAATTCATTACCGTCAGGTATGTGGATGAGTTGTTGATCAGTTACTACGACAGTGTGTTGAGACGGACGGTTCCCCGTCAGCAGTGGATGGCGGAGACTCAGGGACCTGACTACTGGGAACGGGAGACAAGGTTCTCTCAGGGTTATGAGCAGTGGGCCCAGGCCGAAATCCAGACCCTCATGAACCGGACCAACCAGACGAGTG GGATCCACTTTCTCCAGAGGATGTCCGGCTGTGAGCTCCGTGATGACGGGACCTCCACCGGGTTCCTGCAGTACGGCTGGGACGGGTCAGACTTCATCACCTTCGACAAGGACCGGATGGTGTGGGTGACCCCTGTGCCCTGGGGTGTCATCACCAAGGACAAGTGGGATCGGGACACGGCCATGAACCAGGGTTGGAAGGGATACCTGGAGCAGACCTGCATCGAATGGCTGACGAAATACGTCAAGGCTGGGGGTAGTCACCTGAAACCCA ATCCCCCCGAAGTCTCGTTCACCGCCTCCGAGGACGGCCGCCACCTCTCCTGTGTGGCCACTGGATTCTACCCTCAGTCCATCGACATGACTATTCTGCGGGACGGCCGGATCCTGGAGGAGACCCATTCCCATGGGATCCTCCCCAACCAGGACAACACCTACCAGCTGACCAGGACGGTGCGGGTGGAGCCCACGGACACAACAATGTTCTCCTGTCGGGTGGAACACCGGAGTCTCTTCCTCGTCCTGTTCCTCG CTTCTGACAAAGGAGAATCCTTCTCCAACTCCTCTGCCATGGCCTGA
- the LOC140198061 gene encoding uncharacterized protein isoform X2, with protein MVLRLLLLALLCGGVSAGSHSLRYFYTAVTPGSGVPEFITVRYVDEEQISYYDSVLRQTVPRQQWMAETQGPDYWEWETRISQGDEQWAQAKIQTLMNRTNQTSGIHFLQRMSGCELRDDGTSTGFLQYGWDGSDFITFDKDRMVWVTPVPWGVITKDKWDRDTAMNQGWKGYLEQTCIEWLTKYVKAGGSHLKPNPPEVSFTASEDGRHLSCVATGFYPQSIDMTILRDGRILEETHSHGILPNHDNTYQLTRTVRVEPTDTIKFSCRVEHRSLSEPLVLFLDPVSGTHSLRYFYTAVTPGSGVPEFITVRYVDELLISYYDSVLRRTVPRQQWMAETQGPDYWERETRISQGYEQWAQAEIQTLMNRTNQTRGIHFLQRMSGCELRDDGTSTGFLQYGWDGSDFITFDKDRMVWVTPVPWGVITKDKWDRDTAMNQGWKGYLEQTCIKWLTKYVKAGGSHLKPNPPEVSFTASEDGRHLSCVATGFYPQSIDMTILRDGRILEETHSHGILPNQDNTYQLTRTVRVEPTDTTMFSCRVEHRSLSEPLVLFLGIHFLQRMSGCELRDDGTSTGFLQYGWDGSDFITFDKDRMVWVTPVPWGVITKDKWDRDTAMNQGWKGYLEQTCIEWLTKYVKAGGSHLKPNPPEVSFTASEDGRHLSCVATGFYPQSIDMTILRDGRILEETHSHGILPNQDNTYQLTRTVRVEPTDTTMFSCRVEHRSLFLVLFLASDKGESFSNSSAMA; from the exons ATGGTGTTGCGTCTACTACTGCTGGCCCTCCTGTGTGGAGGGGTCTCCGCAG GCTCTCACTCTCTCCGTTATTTCTACACGGCGGTGACCCCGGGGTCGGGGGTCCCTGAGTTCATTACCGTCAGGTATGTGGATGAGGAGCAGATCAGTTACTACGACAGTGTGTTGAGACAGACGGTTCCCCGTCAGCAGTGGATGGCGGAGACTCAGGGACCTGACTACTGGGAGTGGGAGACAAGGATCTCTCAGGGCGATGAGCAGTGGGCCCAGGCCAAAATCCAGACCCTCATGAACCGGACCAACCAGACGAGTG GGATCCACTTTCTCCAGAGGATGTCCGGCTGTGAGCTCCGTGATGACGGGACCTCCACCGGGTTCCTGCAGTACGGCTGGGACGGGTCAGACTTCATCACCTTCGACAAGGACCGGATGGTGTGGGTGACCCCTGTGCCCTGGGGTGTCATCACCAAGGACAAGTGGGATCGGGACACGGCCATGAACCAGGGTTGGAAGGGATACCTGGAGCAGACCTGCATCGAATGGCTGACGAAATACGTCAAGGCTGGGGGTAGTCACCTGAAACCCA ATCCCCCCGAAGTCTCGTTCACCGCCTCCGAGGACGGCCGCCACCTCTCCTGTGTGGCCACTGGATTCTACCCTCAGTCCATCGACATGACTATTCTGCGGGACGGCCGGATCCTGGAGGAGACCCATTCCCACGGGATCCTCCCCAATCACGACAACACCTACCAGCTGACCAGGACGGTGCGGGTGGAGCCCACGGACACAATAAAGTTCTCCTGTCGGGTGGAACACCGGAGTCTCTCCGAGCCCCTCGTCCTGTTCCTCG ATCCAGTTTCAGGCACTCACTCTCTCCGTTATTTCTACACGGCGGTGACCCCGGGGTCGGGGGTCCCTGAGTTCATTACCGTCAGGTATGTGGATGAGTTGTTGATCAGTTACTACGACAGTGTGTTGAGACGGACGGTTCCCCGTCAGCAGTGGATGGCGGAGACTCAGGGACCTGACTACTGGGAACGGGAGACAAGGATCTCTCAGGGTTATGAGCAGTGGGCCCAGGCCGAAATCCAGACCCTCATGAACCGGACCAACCAGACGCGTG GGATCCACTTTCTCCAGAGGATGTCCGGCTGTGAGCTCCGTGATGACGGGACCTCCACCGGGTTCCTGCAGTACGGCTGGGACGGGTCAGACTTCATCACCTTCGACAAGGACCGGATGGTGTGGGTGACCCCTGTGCCCTGGGGTGTCATCACCAAGGACAAGTGGGATCGGGACACGGCCATGAACCAGGGTTGGAAGGGATACCTGGAGCAGACCTGCATCAAATGGCTGACGAAATACGTCAAGGCTGGGGGTAGTCACCTGAAACCCA ATCCCCCCGAAGTCTCGTTCACCGCCTCCGAGGACGGCCGCCACCTCTCCTGTGTGGCCACTGGATTCTACCCTCAGTCCATCGACATGACTATTCTGCGGGACGGCCGGATCCTGGAGGAGACCCATTCCCATGGGATCCTCCCCAACCAGGACAACACCTACCAGCTGACCAGGACGGTGCGGGTGGAGCCCACGGACACAACAATGTTCTCCTGTCGGGTGGAACACCGGAGTCTCTCCGAGCCCCTCGTCCTGTTCCTCG GGATCCACTTTCTCCAGAGGATGTCCGGCTGTGAGCTCCGTGATGACGGGACCTCCACCGGGTTCCTGCAGTACGGCTGGGACGGGTCAGACTTCATCACCTTCGACAAGGACCGGATGGTGTGGGTGACCCCTGTGCCCTGGGGTGTCATCACCAAGGACAAGTGGGATCGGGACACGGCCATGAACCAGGGTTGGAAGGGATACCTGGAGCAGACCTGCATCGAATGGCTGACGAAATACGTCAAGGCTGGGGGTAGTCACCTGAAACCCA ATCCCCCCGAAGTCTCGTTCACCGCCTCCGAGGACGGCCGCCACCTCTCCTGTGTGGCCACTGGATTCTACCCTCAGTCCATCGACATGACTATTCTGCGGGACGGCCGGATCCTGGAGGAGACCCATTCCCATGGGATCCTCCCCAACCAGGACAACACCTACCAGCTGACCAGGACGGTGCGGGTGGAGCCCACGGACACAACAATGTTCTCCTGTCGGGTGGAACACCGGAGTCTCTTCCTCGTCCTGTTCCTCG CTTCTGACAAAGGAGAATCCTTCTCCAACTCCTCTGCCATGGCCTGA
- the LOC140198061 gene encoding uncharacterized protein isoform X4, translating to MVLRLLLLALLCGGVSAGSHSLRYFYTAVTPGSGVPEFITVRYVDEEQISYYDSVLRQTVPRQQWMAETQGPDYWEWETRISQGDEQWAQAKIQTLMNRTNQTSDPPEVSFTASEDGRHLSCVATGFYPQSIDMTILRDGRILEETHSHGILPNHDNTYQLTRTVRVEPTDTIKFSCRVEHRSLSEPLVLFLDPVSGTHSLRYFYTAVTPGSGVPEFITVRYVDELLISYYDSVLRRTVPRQQWMAETQGPDYWERETRISQGYEQWAQAEIQTLMNRTNQTRGIHFLQRMSGCELRDDGTSTGFLQYGWDGSDFITFDKDRMVWVTPVPWGVITKDKWDRDTAMNQGWKGYLEQTCIKWLTKYVKAGGSHLKPNPPEVSFTASEDGRHLSCVATGFYPQSIDMTILRDGRILEETHSHGILPNQDNTYQLTRTVRVEPTDTTMFSCRVEHRSLSEPLVLFLDPVSGTHSLRYFYTAVTPGSGVPEFITVRYVDELLISYYDSVLRRTVPRQQWMAETQGPDYWERETRFSQGYEQWAQAEIQTLMNRTNQTSGIHFLQRMSGCELRDDGTSTGFLQYGWDGSDFITFDKDRMVWVTPVPWGVITKDKWDRDTAMNQGWKGYLEQTCIEWLTKYVKAGGSHLKPNPPEVSFTASEDGRHLSCVATGFYPQSIDMTILRDGRILEETHSHGILPNQDNTYQLTRTVRVEPTDTTMFSCRVEHRSLFLVLFLASDKGESFSNSSAMA from the exons ATGGTGTTGCGTCTACTACTGCTGGCCCTCCTGTGTGGAGGGGTCTCCGCAG GCTCTCACTCTCTCCGTTATTTCTACACGGCGGTGACCCCGGGGTCGGGGGTCCCTGAGTTCATTACCGTCAGGTATGTGGATGAGGAGCAGATCAGTTACTACGACAGTGTGTTGAGACAGACGGTTCCCCGTCAGCAGTGGATGGCGGAGACTCAGGGACCTGACTACTGGGAGTGGGAGACAAGGATCTCTCAGGGCGATGAGCAGTGGGCCCAGGCCAAAATCCAGACCCTCATGAACCGGACCAACCAGACGAGTG ATCCCCCCGAAGTCTCGTTCACCGCCTCCGAGGACGGCCGCCACCTCTCCTGTGTGGCCACTGGATTCTACCCTCAGTCCATCGACATGACTATTCTGCGGGACGGCCGGATCCTGGAGGAGACCCATTCCCACGGGATCCTCCCCAATCACGACAACACCTACCAGCTGACCAGGACGGTGCGGGTGGAGCCCACGGACACAATAAAGTTCTCCTGTCGGGTGGAACACCGGAGTCTCTCCGAGCCCCTCGTCCTGTTCCTCG ATCCAGTTTCAGGCACTCACTCTCTCCGTTATTTCTACACGGCGGTGACCCCGGGGTCGGGGGTCCCTGAGTTCATTACCGTCAGGTATGTGGATGAGTTGTTGATCAGTTACTACGACAGTGTGTTGAGACGGACGGTTCCCCGTCAGCAGTGGATGGCGGAGACTCAGGGACCTGACTACTGGGAACGGGAGACAAGGATCTCTCAGGGTTATGAGCAGTGGGCCCAGGCCGAAATCCAGACCCTCATGAACCGGACCAACCAGACGCGTG GGATCCACTTTCTCCAGAGGATGTCCGGCTGTGAGCTCCGTGATGACGGGACCTCCACCGGGTTCCTGCAGTACGGCTGGGACGGGTCAGACTTCATCACCTTCGACAAGGACCGGATGGTGTGGGTGACCCCTGTGCCCTGGGGTGTCATCACCAAGGACAAGTGGGATCGGGACACGGCCATGAACCAGGGTTGGAAGGGATACCTGGAGCAGACCTGCATCAAATGGCTGACGAAATACGTCAAGGCTGGGGGTAGTCACCTGAAACCCA ATCCCCCCGAAGTCTCGTTCACCGCCTCCGAGGACGGCCGCCACCTCTCCTGTGTGGCCACTGGATTCTACCCTCAGTCCATCGACATGACTATTCTGCGGGACGGCCGGATCCTGGAGGAGACCCATTCCCATGGGATCCTCCCCAACCAGGACAACACCTACCAGCTGACCAGGACGGTGCGGGTGGAGCCCACGGACACAACAATGTTCTCCTGTCGGGTGGAACACCGGAGTCTCTCCGAGCCCCTCGTCCTGTTCCTCG ATCCAGTTTCAGGCACTCACTCTCTCCGTTATTTCTACACGGCGGTGACCCCGGGGTCGGGGGTCCCTGAATTCATTACCGTCAGGTATGTGGATGAGTTGTTGATCAGTTACTACGACAGTGTGTTGAGACGGACGGTTCCCCGTCAGCAGTGGATGGCGGAGACTCAGGGACCTGACTACTGGGAACGGGAGACAAGGTTCTCTCAGGGTTATGAGCAGTGGGCCCAGGCCGAAATCCAGACCCTCATGAACCGGACCAACCAGACGAGTG GGATCCACTTTCTCCAGAGGATGTCCGGCTGTGAGCTCCGTGATGACGGGACCTCCACCGGGTTCCTGCAGTACGGCTGGGACGGGTCAGACTTCATCACCTTCGACAAGGACCGGATGGTGTGGGTGACCCCTGTGCCCTGGGGTGTCATCACCAAGGACAAGTGGGATCGGGACACGGCCATGAACCAGGGTTGGAAGGGATACCTGGAGCAGACCTGCATCGAATGGCTGACGAAATACGTCAAGGCTGGGGGTAGTCACCTGAAACCCA ATCCCCCCGAAGTCTCGTTCACCGCCTCCGAGGACGGCCGCCACCTCTCCTGTGTGGCCACTGGATTCTACCCTCAGTCCATCGACATGACTATTCTGCGGGACGGCCGGATCCTGGAGGAGACCCATTCCCATGGGATCCTCCCCAACCAGGACAACACCTACCAGCTGACCAGGACGGTGCGGGTGGAGCCCACGGACACAACAATGTTCTCCTGTCGGGTGGAACACCGGAGTCTCTTCCTCGTCCTGTTCCTCG CTTCTGACAAAGGAGAATCCTTCTCCAACTCCTCTGCCATGGCCTGA
- the LOC140198061 gene encoding uncharacterized protein isoform X3, whose product MVLRLLLLALLCGGVSAGSHSLRYFYTAVTPGSGVPEFITVRYVDEEQISYYDSVLRQTVPRQQWMAETQGPDYWEWETRISQGDEQWAQAKIQTLMNRTNQTSGIHFLQRMSGCELRDDGTSTGFLQYGWDGSDFITFDKDRMVWVTPVPWGVITKDKWDRDTAMNQGWKGYLEQTCIEWLTKYVKAGGSHLKPNPPEVSFTASEDGRHLSCVATGFYPQSIDMTILRDGRILEETHSHGILPNHDNTYQLTRTVRVEPTDTIKFSCRVEHRSLSEPLVLFLGIHFLQRMSGCELRDDGTSTGFLQYGWDGSDFITFDKDRMVWVTPVPWGVITKDKWDRDTAMNQGWKGYLEQTCIKWLTKYVKAGGSHLKPNPPEVSFTASEDGRHLSCVATGFYPQSIDMTILRDGRILEETHSHGILPNQDNTYQLTRTVRVEPTDTTMFSCRVEHRSLSEPLVLFLDPVSGTHSLRYFYTAVTPGSGVPEFITVRYVDELLISYYDSVLRRTVPRQQWMAETQGPDYWERETRFSQGYEQWAQAEIQTLMNRTNQTSGIHFLQRMSGCELRDDGTSTGFLQYGWDGSDFITFDKDRMVWVTPVPWGVITKDKWDRDTAMNQGWKGYLEQTCIEWLTKYVKAGGSHLKPNPPEVSFTASEDGRHLSCVATGFYPQSIDMTILRDGRILEETHSHGILPNQDNTYQLTRTVRVEPTDTTMFSCRVEHRSLFLVLFLASDKGESFSNSSAMA is encoded by the exons ATGGTGTTGCGTCTACTACTGCTGGCCCTCCTGTGTGGAGGGGTCTCCGCAG GCTCTCACTCTCTCCGTTATTTCTACACGGCGGTGACCCCGGGGTCGGGGGTCCCTGAGTTCATTACCGTCAGGTATGTGGATGAGGAGCAGATCAGTTACTACGACAGTGTGTTGAGACAGACGGTTCCCCGTCAGCAGTGGATGGCGGAGACTCAGGGACCTGACTACTGGGAGTGGGAGACAAGGATCTCTCAGGGCGATGAGCAGTGGGCCCAGGCCAAAATCCAGACCCTCATGAACCGGACCAACCAGACGAGTG GGATCCACTTTCTCCAGAGGATGTCCGGCTGTGAGCTCCGTGATGACGGGACCTCCACCGGGTTCCTGCAGTACGGCTGGGACGGGTCAGACTTCATCACCTTCGACAAGGACCGGATGGTGTGGGTGACCCCTGTGCCCTGGGGTGTCATCACCAAGGACAAGTGGGATCGGGACACGGCCATGAACCAGGGTTGGAAGGGATACCTGGAGCAGACCTGCATCGAATGGCTGACGAAATACGTCAAGGCTGGGGGTAGTCACCTGAAACCCA ATCCCCCCGAAGTCTCGTTCACCGCCTCCGAGGACGGCCGCCACCTCTCCTGTGTGGCCACTGGATTCTACCCTCAGTCCATCGACATGACTATTCTGCGGGACGGCCGGATCCTGGAGGAGACCCATTCCCACGGGATCCTCCCCAATCACGACAACACCTACCAGCTGACCAGGACGGTGCGGGTGGAGCCCACGGACACAATAAAGTTCTCCTGTCGGGTGGAACACCGGAGTCTCTCCGAGCCCCTCGTCCTGTTCCTCG GGATCCACTTTCTCCAGAGGATGTCCGGCTGTGAGCTCCGTGATGACGGGACCTCCACCGGGTTCCTGCAGTACGGCTGGGACGGGTCAGACTTCATCACCTTCGACAAGGACCGGATGGTGTGGGTGACCCCTGTGCCCTGGGGTGTCATCACCAAGGACAAGTGGGATCGGGACACGGCCATGAACCAGGGTTGGAAGGGATACCTGGAGCAGACCTGCATCAAATGGCTGACGAAATACGTCAAGGCTGGGGGTAGTCACCTGAAACCCA ATCCCCCCGAAGTCTCGTTCACCGCCTCCGAGGACGGCCGCCACCTCTCCTGTGTGGCCACTGGATTCTACCCTCAGTCCATCGACATGACTATTCTGCGGGACGGCCGGATCCTGGAGGAGACCCATTCCCATGGGATCCTCCCCAACCAGGACAACACCTACCAGCTGACCAGGACGGTGCGGGTGGAGCCCACGGACACAACAATGTTCTCCTGTCGGGTGGAACACCGGAGTCTCTCCGAGCCCCTCGTCCTGTTCCTCG ATCCAGTTTCAGGCACTCACTCTCTCCGTTATTTCTACACGGCGGTGACCCCGGGGTCGGGGGTCCCTGAATTCATTACCGTCAGGTATGTGGATGAGTTGTTGATCAGTTACTACGACAGTGTGTTGAGACGGACGGTTCCCCGTCAGCAGTGGATGGCGGAGACTCAGGGACCTGACTACTGGGAACGGGAGACAAGGTTCTCTCAGGGTTATGAGCAGTGGGCCCAGGCCGAAATCCAGACCCTCATGAACCGGACCAACCAGACGAGTG GGATCCACTTTCTCCAGAGGATGTCCGGCTGTGAGCTCCGTGATGACGGGACCTCCACCGGGTTCCTGCAGTACGGCTGGGACGGGTCAGACTTCATCACCTTCGACAAGGACCGGATGGTGTGGGTGACCCCTGTGCCCTGGGGTGTCATCACCAAGGACAAGTGGGATCGGGACACGGCCATGAACCAGGGTTGGAAGGGATACCTGGAGCAGACCTGCATCGAATGGCTGACGAAATACGTCAAGGCTGGGGGTAGTCACCTGAAACCCA ATCCCCCCGAAGTCTCGTTCACCGCCTCCGAGGACGGCCGCCACCTCTCCTGTGTGGCCACTGGATTCTACCCTCAGTCCATCGACATGACTATTCTGCGGGACGGCCGGATCCTGGAGGAGACCCATTCCCATGGGATCCTCCCCAACCAGGACAACACCTACCAGCTGACCAGGACGGTGCGGGTGGAGCCCACGGACACAACAATGTTCTCCTGTCGGGTGGAACACCGGAGTCTCTTCCTCGTCCTGTTCCTCG CTTCTGACAAAGGAGAATCCTTCTCCAACTCCTCTGCCATGGCCTGA